The following nucleotide sequence is from Pseudomonas sp. S09G 359.
TGCACACGCCAGGCTGATCGACTTACGAGGCCGGAGGACATGTCCTACATCAGGCTTCAGCGCCTTGCCCGATTGCCTACAGTTGCGTCAGAATCCGCCGGCTTGTGCGCTTGGGTGGGGGTCTCTAAGGTTGCTCGGTCGCTGACAATTTAGTGATCGGGTTTAGTAGCCCGAGGGTCAATTACACTTAGTGCATGAGCTTCATCTATCAGACGCCTGTCTGTGCCTGATGGTGGCTGTGCGTAGGGCGCCTTCGGGTGCGCCGGCTTTGTGTAATTCCCCGGTCTACTAACCTGCGTACAGCTGCCACCCATTTTGTGTAGTAGCGAAAAGGTGTCGGCCCTATTCAGGAATTACATCATGTTCAAAGTCACGCCTAACCCTCCAAACGAACCAGACCTGAAACTCAACCAGGCTGCGCACCGTGCAATCGATCACTACCTCAATCCAGAAACCGCCCCACCACTGCCACCACCGGCCCTGTTCAGCGTTGCCACTGATGCCAGTAACGAAACCTTGATCACCAACAGCTATGAAACCTTTTCCTCGGTAACCGCATTGCTACTTGACCTGTCGGAAGACTTGACGGGGAAACAGCGTGATGTGGTGCTGGCGATTCACCAGCTGAGTGAGTTGGGGGTTTTGTTGATGGATAGGTTGATGGAGCGGGAGGGGGCTTTAGCTGGCGGTTGAGCTACGTTGCTTTCGACCGGAAGATCGCCGATTTGCCAATATAACTTTACGGCGAATCGGTGATTTTCTGTTCCGTTGTTGTCATCCGGTCTGGGGGCTTAAAACCCCACACTTTGCGGTTGCCAGCTACATGCTCTGAGCCAACGGCAATGGATAGACACTACTCATCAGAAACAGCCGACGGTGAATGGCTTCTTTCGGCCAAAAGCAGACCTTCCTTAAATCTTCAAATAGCTTTACAAACCACATACCTGCACAAGTTAAGGCGAGACGGCATGGCACTTTCCAAAGGCAGTATCATAAAGCTGATCACTATTGACCGAGCAGCGGTGGTACTCACGGACTGGTTGAACTCTCGGGAGGCGGCTCCTGGAGATATCGTCGTGGTGGAAAGGATTTCAATGGGGGAGGCTGGATGCACTGTTCTCTTGTTGTGCGAGCCAGAAGTAGGGTTTCTTGAGTGGAGAGCGTCATATTTTGAGGCTGGGTTGACCTATGAGGTGCTGAGTAGCTTTCCCCTTGACGTCAGCTCTTGAATGTCTGCTCAGGGTCGAAAGCGGCCTCTCGCAGCTGCTAGCCTTCTCCCACATCTGTCATTTAGGCGCTAAAAAGCTCAGCGCAATTCTGGAATCGAGAGGTGAACTCAAGTAGCTCGCGCGTTATCTGATCGGTCGTCCCATATACCCCGTTCTCAGCCAATGAATAGGCATCGTCGAAGTAACCGCATGGACTCAAGATTTCTGGGAAGTCGTAGATTGAGGCTGACCAAGATCGGTACAGCCCCTCCGCTAAAATCCGTCCAAAATCTGGTTCATTGAGGAGCCTCTTATGTGCCTTGGCGAGCAGACACGGCAAGACCTCAGCGGGGTTTAACGAGGGCGCCCCAATTCGAACCAACTGATCTGCAATCTCGTACCGGTTCGAGTCACTCATGAGT
It contains:
- a CDS encoding DUF6124 family protein translates to MFKVTPNPPNEPDLKLNQAAHRAIDHYLNPETAPPLPPPALFSVATDASNETLITNSYETFSSVTALLLDLSEDLTGKQRDVVLAIHQLSELGVLLMDRLMEREGALAGG